The following coding sequences lie in one Lolium perenne isolate Kyuss_39 chromosome 2, Kyuss_2.0, whole genome shotgun sequence genomic window:
- the LOC127328293 gene encoding peroxidase-like — MGSEEGPGARNIRERASVRAEVWCDASSHPCARRPHRTVRTWDAYVERFFRGGGTLPLASKTRRDCRLHFHHCFVDCHGQYVPLGRRDSTSATGNTGDLPGPGSSLAQLQAAFAKKNLNTVDMVALSGAHTIGRAQCQNFRSRIYGGDTNINAAFATSLKANCPQSGGNGNLAALDATTANAFDNAYYTNLLSQKGLLHSDQVLFNNATTDNTVRNFASSGAAFSSAFATAMVKMGNISPLTGTQGQIRLSCSKVNS, encoded by the coding sequence CCTGGCGCGCGAAATATCCGGGAGCGTGCGTCCGTGCGTGCAGAGGTATGGTGCGACGCGTCTTCTCATCCATGCGCGCGTCGCCCACACCGTACCGTACGTACCTGGGACGCGTACGTGGAACGGTTCTTCCGGGGAGGAGGGACTCTACCACTTGCAAGCAAGACGCGGCGTGACTGCCGGCTGCACTTCCACCACTGCTTTGTTGACTGTCATGGACAGTACGTTCCTCTCGGCAGACGGGACTCGACGAGCGCAACCGGGAATACCGGGGACCTCCCGGGCCCTGGCTCCAGCCTCGCACAGCTCCAGGCCGCGTTCGCCAAGAAGAACCTCAACACCGTGGACATGGTGGCGCTCTCCGGCGCGCACACCATCGGCCGGGCGCAGTGCCAGAACTTCCGCTCGCGGATCTACGGCGGCGACACCAACATCAACGCCGCCTTCGCCACCTCGCTCAAGGCCAACTGCCCGCAGTCCGGCGGCAACGGCAACCTGGCGGCGCTCGACGCCACCACCGCCAACGCCTTCGACAACGCCTACTACACCAACCTGCTCTCCCAGAAGGGGCTCCTCCACTCCGACCAGGTGCTCTTCAACAACGCCACCACCGACAACACCGTCAGGAACTTCGCGTCCAGCGGGGCGGCCTTCAGCAGCGCCTTCGCCACGGCCATGGTCAAGATGGGCAACATCTCGCCGCTCACAGGGACGCAGGGCCAGATCAGGCTCAGCTGCTCCAAGGTGAACTCGTGA